From a region of the Malania oleifera isolate guangnan ecotype guangnan chromosome 12, ASM2987363v1, whole genome shotgun sequence genome:
- the LOC131143904 gene encoding glycine-rich protein 5-like encodes MDGNEHAVTGGVRRWVEGLVSCRTCRRVEKVGGDGASGCWSLGGDGGHGAAGMVAGDEESFPGESRSTAGGSSGDFGWGAGDEEMKERIKGRGESESAVGGWNREVVKLIGGGSGCRWCEWVVGSASVKDGGCGGFREGLWSGSKVVWGWRENGVREVGRS; translated from the exons ATGGATGGGAATGAGCATGC GGTCACTGGTGGTGTCCGGAGATGGGTTGAGGGTCTAGTGAGCTGTCGGACCTGCAGGAGAGTGGAGAAGGTGGGAGGAGATGGAGCTAGTGGCTGCTGGTCGCTGGGCGGGGATGGTGGTCATGGGGCTGCTGGAATGGTTGCTGGCGATGAGGAGAGTTTCCCCGGGGAGAGCAGGA GTACTGCTGGTGGTTCGAGTGGTGACTTTGGTTGGGGAGCAGGTGATGAGGAGATGAAGGAGAGAATCAAAGGGAGGGGAGAGTCTGAGAGTGCTGTTGGGGGCTGGAACCGAGAGGTGGTGAAGTTGATAGGTGGCGGTTCTGGTTGCAGGTGGTGCGAGTGGGTGGTCGGATCTGCTAGTGTGAAGGATGGTGGCTGTGGTGGTTTCCGAGAGGGTCTGTGGTCTGGATCTAAGGTGGTGTGGGGATGGCGAGAGAATGGAGTGAGAGAGGTTGGCCGGAGCTGA